The Mycolicibacterium hassiacum DSM 44199 genome includes a window with the following:
- a CDS encoding exodeoxyribonuclease III encodes MIVTTINVNGVRAAVRERSEKNRGLLPWLAETSADVVCLQETRADDEQLAKALAPALADGWRLASAEPHIKGRSGVAILSRHPIDDTRLIDSEEFGHHGRYLEADIAGLTVASVYVQTGEAGTAWQAEKERFMATLADRMGKLLASGSDAVVCGDWNIAHTEADIKNWKANVKRSGFLPGERQWLTDLLATGWVDVMRALHPGVNGPYSWWTWRGRAFDNDAGWRIDYHLATPGLAARAVSARVEKFAAYELRWTDHAPVTVEFR; translated from the coding sequence GTGATCGTCACGACCATCAACGTCAACGGGGTGCGCGCCGCGGTGCGGGAGCGGTCCGAGAAGAACCGCGGACTGCTGCCGTGGCTCGCCGAGACCTCCGCCGACGTGGTGTGCCTGCAGGAGACCCGGGCCGACGACGAGCAGCTGGCCAAGGCGCTGGCGCCCGCGCTCGCCGACGGCTGGCGGCTGGCGTCGGCCGAGCCGCACATCAAGGGCCGCAGCGGGGTGGCGATCCTGTCGCGGCACCCCATCGACGACACCCGGCTCATCGACTCCGAGGAGTTCGGCCACCACGGCCGCTACCTGGAGGCCGACATCGCCGGGCTCACCGTGGCCAGCGTCTACGTGCAGACCGGCGAGGCGGGCACCGCGTGGCAGGCCGAGAAGGAGCGGTTCATGGCCACCCTCGCCGATCGGATGGGCAAGCTGCTGGCCTCCGGGAGCGACGCGGTGGTGTGCGGGGACTGGAACATCGCGCACACCGAGGCCGACATCAAGAACTGGAAGGCCAACGTCAAGCGCTCCGGGTTCCTGCCCGGCGAACGGCAGTGGCTGACCGACCTGCTGGCCACCGGCTGGGTGGACGTGATGCGGGCCCTGCATCCCGGCGTGAACGGGCCGTACTCGTGGTGGACCTGGCGCGGCCGCGCCTTCGACAACGACGCCGGCTGGCGCATCGACTACCACCTCGCCACACCCGGCCTGGCCGCGCGTGCGGTGTCGGCGCGGGTGGAGAAATTCGCCGCCTACGAGCTGCGCTGGACCGACCACGCACCGGTGACCGTCGAGTTCCGCTGA
- a CDS encoding NADH:flavin oxidoreductase, whose translation MDTAKSDSADARTTPPDVFAPAKLGPITLRNRIIKAATFEAATPNALVTDELINYHRLPAAGGVGMTTVAYCAVMPGGRTDGWQIWMRPEAVPGLRRLTDAIHAEGAKISAQIGHAGPVANARTNKAPALAPIRFFNPLAMRFARKATREDIQEVIEAHANAARLAIESGFDAVEIHLGHNYLASSFLSPLINRRTDEFGGSLENRAKVARRVVRAVRDAVEKEGNPIAVTAKLTMADGVRGGITVEESLQTAKWLEEDGGLDAIELTAGSSLVNPMYLFRGEAPVKEFAGAFKPPLRWGIRMTGKKFLREYPYREAFLLREAKLFRAELKMPLILLGGITNRETMDLAMAEGFDFVAMGRALLAEPDLLNRIKADRSVRSICNHCNKCMPTIYSHTHCVLTGAPNHYQPATTGGTGS comes from the coding sequence ATGGACACGGCCAAGAGCGACTCTGCCGACGCGCGGACCACCCCACCGGACGTATTCGCCCCGGCCAAACTCGGCCCGATCACGCTGCGCAACCGCATCATCAAGGCGGCTACGTTCGAGGCGGCGACACCGAATGCGCTGGTCACCGACGAGTTGATCAACTACCACCGGCTGCCCGCGGCGGGCGGGGTCGGCATGACCACGGTGGCCTACTGTGCGGTGATGCCCGGCGGGCGCACCGACGGCTGGCAGATCTGGATGCGCCCGGAGGCCGTGCCCGGGCTGCGCCGGCTCACCGACGCGATCCACGCCGAGGGCGCGAAGATCAGCGCCCAGATCGGGCACGCCGGCCCGGTCGCCAACGCCCGCACCAACAAGGCCCCGGCGCTGGCGCCGATCCGGTTCTTCAACCCGCTGGCGATGCGGTTCGCCCGCAAGGCCACCCGCGAGGACATCCAGGAGGTGATTGAGGCCCACGCCAACGCGGCGCGGCTGGCGATCGAGTCCGGTTTCGACGCGGTGGAGATCCACCTCGGCCACAACTACCTGGCCAGCTCGTTCCTCTCGCCGCTGATCAATCGCCGCACCGACGAGTTCGGCGGATCGCTGGAGAACCGCGCCAAGGTGGCCCGCCGCGTGGTCCGGGCGGTGCGCGACGCCGTGGAGAAGGAGGGCAACCCGATCGCGGTGACCGCCAAGCTCACCATGGCCGACGGGGTGCGCGGCGGCATCACGGTCGAGGAGTCGCTGCAGACCGCCAAGTGGCTCGAGGAGGACGGCGGGCTCGACGCGATCGAGCTGACCGCGGGCAGCTCGCTGGTCAACCCGATGTACCTGTTCCGCGGCGAGGCGCCGGTCAAGGAGTTCGCCGGCGCGTTCAAACCGCCGCTGCGCTGGGGCATCCGGATGACCGGCAAGAAGTTCCTGCGCGAGTACCCGTACCGGGAGGCGTTCCTGCTGCGGGAGGCCAAGCTGTTCCGCGCCGAGCTGAAGATGCCGCTGATCCTGTTGGGCGGCATCACCAATCGCGAGACGATGGATCTGGCGATGGCCGAGGGCTTCGACTTCGTCGCGATGGGCCGCGCCCTGCTGGCCGAGCCGGATCTGCTCAACCGCATCAAGGCCGACCGGTCGGTGCGCTCGATCTGCAATCACTGCAACAAGTGCATGCCGACGATCTACAGCCACACCCACTGTGTGCTGACCGGTGCACCGAACCACTATCAGCCGGCGACCACCGGCGGAACCGGGTCCTGA
- a CDS encoding DUF3017 domain-containing protein, whose translation MTPKEFAHKVFARQWAIWVVALIFLAAFGLVITEYWRRGALVLAIGVGVAAVLRLVLPEEKAGLLVVRSRFIDVATTATVSAAMFYIAWTIDPLGTG comes from the coding sequence ATGACCCCGAAAGAGTTCGCGCACAAGGTGTTCGCCCGGCAGTGGGCGATCTGGGTGGTCGCGCTGATCTTCCTGGCCGCGTTCGGGCTGGTGATCACCGAGTACTGGCGCCGTGGTGCGCTGGTGCTGGCGATCGGGGTGGGTGTTGCCGCGGTCCTGCGGCTGGTGTTGCCCGAGGAGAAGGCCGGTCTGCTGGTGGTGCGCAGTCGGTTTATCGACGTCGCCACCACGGCGACCGTCAGCGCGGCGATGTTCTACATCGCCTGGACCATCGACCCGCTGGGCACGGGATAG
- a CDS encoding nuclear transport factor 2 family protein, giving the protein MADTVAVAQRLYECLANADGRGLSELLADDFVGVVSDGMPHGVGGVHRGPAAMITGVWARIAERYNIRVEPQQYLAVGDDRVVVLGCYRGAARDGTTAVDAAFAHVITARDGRMTALRQITDTARWSIPVS; this is encoded by the coding sequence ATGGCGGACACGGTGGCGGTCGCGCAGCGGCTCTACGAGTGTCTGGCGAACGCCGACGGACGCGGGCTGAGCGAACTGCTCGCCGACGACTTCGTCGGCGTGGTCAGCGACGGGATGCCGCACGGGGTCGGCGGTGTGCACCGCGGTCCCGCCGCGATGATCACCGGGGTCTGGGCGCGGATCGCCGAACGCTACAACATCCGCGTCGAACCACAGCAGTACCTGGCCGTCGGCGACGACCGGGTGGTCGTGCTGGGCTGCTACCGCGGCGCCGCGCGGGACGGCACCACCGCCGTCGACGCCGCGTTCGCTCACGTCATCACCGCACGCGACGGGCGCATGACCGCGTTGCGGCAGATCACCGACACCGCTCGGTGGAGCATCCCTGTTAGCTAG
- a CDS encoding class I SAM-dependent methyltransferase — MTRSQQRSLSFGAEAAAYERGRPSYPPEAIDWLLPEQARDVLDLGAGTGKLTVRLVERGLNVVAVDPIPEMLELLRKSLPDTPALLGTAEEIPLPDNSVDAVLVAQAWHWFDPDRAVQEVARVLRPGGRLGLVWNTRDERLGWVKDLGNIIGHEVDPFSHQVTLPEPFVDVERHQVEWTSYLTPQALIDLVRSRSYCITSPAEVRTRTLDRVRELLATHPALANSAGLALPYVTVCIRARLP; from the coding sequence ATGACCCGCAGTCAGCAGCGCTCCCTGTCCTTCGGTGCGGAGGCCGCTGCCTACGAACGTGGTCGTCCCTCCTATCCGCCGGAGGCCATCGACTGGCTGCTGCCCGAGCAGGCCCGCGATGTGCTCGACCTCGGTGCCGGCACCGGCAAGCTGACCGTTCGGCTGGTCGAACGCGGCCTGAACGTGGTCGCCGTCGACCCGATCCCGGAGATGCTCGAACTGCTGCGCAAGTCGCTGCCCGACACCCCGGCGTTGTTGGGGACGGCCGAGGAGATCCCGCTGCCGGACAACAGCGTCGACGCGGTGCTGGTGGCGCAGGCCTGGCACTGGTTCGACCCGGACCGCGCGGTGCAGGAGGTGGCCCGGGTGCTGCGGCCGGGCGGCCGGCTGGGCCTGGTGTGGAACACCCGCGACGAGCGGCTGGGCTGGGTCAAGGACCTCGGCAACATCATCGGTCACGAGGTCGATCCGTTCAGCCATCAGGTGACGCTGCCCGAGCCGTTCGTCGACGTCGAGCGGCATCAGGTGGAGTGGACCAGTTACCTGACGCCGCAGGCGCTCATCGACTTGGTGCGCTCGCGCAGCTACTGCATCACCTCCCCCGCCGAGGTGCGCACCCGCACCCTGGACCGGGTCCGCGAACTGCTGGCCACCCATCCGGCGCTGGCGAATTCGGCCGGCCTGGCGCTGCCGTACGTGACGGTGTGCATCCGAGCCCGGCTGCCCTAG
- a CDS encoding alpha/beta fold hydrolase, whose product MMSQNVWKRVAPLIADTGRYEVLAPTLPGHNGGVRGRYFLDTAELADDVERRLDALGWDTAHIVGNSLGGWVAFELDRRGRARTLTGIAPAGGWRRFTPVKFEIIGKFLAGLPVWLFTLALRERVLRLPITRYLAHLPVSGTPEGLSDEDLADIIDDVTHCPAYYQLLVKSLLLPGLAELADSRTPTHLVICEKDRVLPHPRFTRHFTTQLPSDTVVTHLDGVGHIPMFEAPQRVADLIVAFTDRYAAPPPQSAAL is encoded by the coding sequence ATGATGTCGCAGAACGTGTGGAAACGTGTTGCTCCACTGATTGCTGATACCGGACGCTACGAGGTGCTGGCGCCGACCCTGCCCGGCCACAACGGCGGGGTGCGCGGCCGCTACTTCCTCGACACCGCCGAGCTGGCCGACGACGTCGAGCGCCGCCTCGACGCGCTGGGCTGGGACACCGCCCACATCGTCGGCAACTCGCTGGGCGGCTGGGTGGCGTTCGAGCTCGACCGCCGCGGTCGGGCCCGCACCCTGACCGGGATCGCGCCCGCCGGCGGCTGGCGCCGGTTCACCCCGGTCAAGTTCGAGATCATCGGCAAGTTCCTCGCCGGGCTGCCGGTCTGGCTGTTCACCCTGGCGCTGCGCGAACGCGTGCTGCGGCTGCCGATCACCCGCTACCTGGCGCATCTGCCGGTCAGCGGCACCCCCGAGGGGCTCAGCGACGAGGACCTCGCCGACATCATCGACGACGTCACCCACTGCCCGGCCTACTACCAGCTGCTGGTCAAATCGCTGCTGCTGCCGGGGCTGGCCGAACTCGCCGACAGCCGCACCCCGACCCACCTGGTGATCTGCGAGAAGGACCGGGTGCTGCCGCATCCGCGGTTCACCCGGCACTTCACCACGCAGCTGCCGTCCGACACCGTCGTCACCCATCTCGACGGCGTCGGGCACATCCCGATGTTCGAGGCGCCGCAGCGGGTCGCCGACCTGATCGTCGCCTTCACCGACCGCTACGCGGCCCCGCCGCCGCAGAGCGCAGCGCTCTGA
- a CDS encoding bifunctional o-acetylhomoserine/o-acetylserine sulfhydrylase, with amino-acid sequence MSQNNQADDPTANWSFETKQVHAGQQPDSATRARALPIYQTTSYTFENTEHAAALFGLTETGNIYTRIMNPTQNVVEQRIAALEGGVAALFLSSGQAAETFAILNIANTGDHVVSSPRLYGGTYNLFHYTLPKLGIEVSFVENPDDLDSWRAAVRPNTKAFFGETISNPKIDILDIPNVAAVAHENGVPLIVDNTVATPYLIQPLSHGADIVVHSATKYLGGHGAAIAGVIVDGGKFDWTNGKFPGFTEPDPSYHGVVFAELGPAAYALKARVQLLRDLGSSASPFNAFLIAQGLETLSLRVERHVANAQKVAEYLEAHPDVLSVNYAGLPSSPWYELGKKLAPKGTGAVLSFELAGGVEAGKAFVNALKLHSHVANIGDVRSLVIHPASTTHAQLTPEEQLATGVTPGLVRLAVGIEGIDDIIADLELGFAAAKPFSSSGVADPQTTAAF; translated from the coding sequence TTGAGCCAGAACAATCAGGCCGACGATCCCACCGCGAACTGGTCGTTCGAGACCAAACAGGTCCACGCAGGTCAGCAGCCCGACAGCGCCACCCGGGCGCGGGCGCTGCCGATCTACCAGACCACCAGCTACACCTTCGAGAACACCGAGCACGCCGCCGCGCTGTTCGGGCTCACCGAGACGGGCAACATCTACACCCGGATCATGAACCCGACGCAGAACGTCGTCGAGCAGCGCATCGCCGCGCTCGAGGGCGGGGTGGCCGCGCTGTTCCTGTCGTCCGGGCAGGCCGCCGAGACCTTCGCGATCCTCAACATCGCCAACACCGGCGACCACGTCGTCTCCAGCCCGCGGCTGTACGGCGGCACCTACAACCTGTTCCACTACACCCTGCCCAAGCTGGGCATCGAGGTCAGCTTCGTCGAGAACCCCGACGACCTCGACTCCTGGCGGGCGGCGGTGCGGCCGAACACCAAGGCGTTCTTCGGTGAGACCATCTCCAACCCGAAGATCGACATCCTCGACATCCCGAACGTCGCCGCGGTGGCCCACGAGAACGGGGTGCCGCTGATCGTCGACAACACCGTCGCCACGCCGTACCTGATCCAGCCGCTGAGCCACGGCGCGGACATCGTCGTGCATTCGGCCACCAAGTACCTCGGCGGGCACGGGGCGGCGATCGCCGGCGTGATCGTCGACGGCGGCAAGTTCGACTGGACCAACGGCAAGTTCCCCGGCTTCACCGAACCGGACCCGAGCTACCACGGGGTGGTGTTCGCCGAGCTCGGGCCGGCGGCCTACGCGCTCAAGGCGCGGGTGCAGCTGCTGCGCGACCTCGGCTCGTCCGCGTCGCCGTTCAACGCGTTCCTGATCGCCCAGGGTCTGGAGACGCTGAGCCTTCGGGTGGAACGGCACGTCGCCAACGCCCAGAAGGTCGCCGAGTATCTCGAGGCGCACCCCGATGTGCTGTCGGTGAACTACGCCGGGCTGCCCAGCTCGCCCTGGTACGAACTCGGCAAGAAGCTGGCCCCGAAGGGCACCGGGGCGGTGCTGTCGTTCGAGCTGGCCGGCGGCGTGGAGGCCGGCAAGGCGTTCGTCAACGCGCTCAAGCTGCACAGCCACGTCGCGAACATCGGCGATGTGCGCTCGCTGGTGATCCACCCGGCCTCGACCACCCACGCCCAGCTGACCCCCGAGGAACAGCTGGCCACCGGGGTCACCCCGGGCCTGGTGCGCCTCGCGGTCGGCATCGAGGGCATCGACGACATCATCGCCGATCTGGAGTTGGGTTTCGCCGCCGCCAAGCCGTTCAGCTCGTCGGGAGTCGCGGATCCGCAGACGACGGCGGCATTCTGA
- the metX gene encoding homoserine O-acetyltransferase MetX, producing MTMADAEIARLPAEGELGIVDIGALTLESGAVIDNVQIAVERWGELSPSRDNVVVVLHALTGDSHVAGPAGPNYPTPGWWDGVVGPGAAIDTRRWCAIATNVLGGCRGSTGPGSLHPDGKAWGSRFPAVTVRDQVRADLAALNAMGIHQVAAVVGGSMGGARALEWVIGHPETVRAGLILAVGARATADQIGTQSTQVAAIKADPNWQNGDYYGTGLKPDVGLQIARRFAHLTYRGEVELDTRFGNAPQDDENPLLGGRYAVESYLEYQGRKLVDRFDAGTYVTLTDSLSSHDVGRGRGGVEAALRSCEVPVVVGGFTSDRLYPLRLQEELAELMPGCRGLNVVESIYGHDGFLIETEAVGKLIRQTLELASRP from the coding sequence ATGACCATGGCCGACGCGGAGATCGCGCGCCTTCCGGCCGAAGGCGAACTCGGCATCGTCGACATCGGCGCGTTGACGCTGGAGAGCGGCGCCGTCATCGACAATGTGCAGATCGCCGTCGAGCGGTGGGGCGAGCTCTCGCCGAGCCGGGACAACGTCGTCGTGGTGCTGCACGCGCTGACCGGGGACTCGCACGTCGCCGGTCCGGCCGGGCCGAACTATCCGACCCCGGGCTGGTGGGACGGTGTGGTCGGCCCGGGTGCGGCGATCGACACCCGGCGCTGGTGCGCGATCGCCACCAACGTGCTGGGTGGCTGCCGGGGATCGACCGGTCCGGGCTCGCTGCATCCGGACGGTAAGGCCTGGGGTTCGCGTTTCCCCGCCGTCACGGTGCGTGACCAGGTGCGGGCCGACCTCGCCGCGCTCAACGCGATGGGCATCCACCAGGTGGCCGCGGTCGTCGGCGGGTCGATGGGCGGGGCCCGGGCACTGGAATGGGTGATCGGGCATCCCGAGACCGTGCGCGCCGGGCTGATCCTGGCGGTCGGCGCCCGCGCCACCGCCGACCAGATCGGCACCCAGTCCACCCAGGTCGCGGCCATCAAGGCGGACCCGAACTGGCAGAACGGCGACTACTACGGCACCGGCCTGAAACCCGACGTCGGCCTGCAGATCGCCCGGCGGTTCGCGCATCTGACCTACCGCGGCGAGGTCGAACTGGACACCCGGTTCGGCAACGCCCCGCAGGACGACGAGAACCCGCTGCTGGGCGGCCGCTACGCGGTGGAGAGCTACCTGGAGTACCAGGGCCGCAAGCTGGTCGACCGCTTCGACGCCGGAACCTATGTGACGCTGACGGACTCACTGTCCAGCCACGACGTGGGCAGGGGCCGCGGCGGCGTGGAGGCCGCGCTGCGCAGCTGCGAGGTGCCGGTGGTGGTCGGCGGTTTCACCTCCGACCGGCTCTATCCGCTGCGGCTGCAGGAGGAGCTGGCCGAGCTGATGCCGGGCTGCCGCGGGCTCAACGTGGTGGAGTCGATCTACGGCCACGACGGGTTCCTCATCGAAACCGAGGCGGTGGGCAAGCTCATCCGCCAGACGTTGGAGTTGGCGTCACGGCCATGA
- a CDS encoding TetR/AcrR family transcriptional regulator yields MARPARFTVDELLDAAARLLAESGPAAVTMTAVARAAGAPSGSVYHRFSGRAELCAQLWLRTEQRFLAGFTAALTSSPDPRESCSAAALFVVRWCRGHPDEAQVLLAGAQALGAPDWPEPARARHEQLLGELRRALTSVPRDTERVTAAVIDIPYAIVRRHLLAGRGVPPGADAIVADCVRALIGA; encoded by the coding sequence ATGGCCAGGCCCGCGCGATTCACCGTCGACGAGCTGCTCGACGCGGCCGCCCGGCTGTTGGCCGAGTCGGGACCGGCCGCGGTGACCATGACCGCGGTCGCGCGGGCCGCGGGTGCGCCCAGCGGGTCGGTCTACCACCGGTTCTCCGGCCGGGCGGAGTTGTGCGCGCAGCTGTGGCTGCGCACCGAACAACGGTTTCTGGCCGGGTTCACCGCCGCGCTGACGTCGTCGCCGGACCCGCGCGAGAGCTGTTCGGCCGCAGCGTTATTCGTGGTGCGCTGGTGCCGGGGTCATCCCGATGAGGCGCAGGTGCTGTTGGCCGGGGCCCAGGCCCTGGGGGCGCCGGACTGGCCCGAGCCGGCACGGGCACGCCATGAACAGCTGCTCGGCGAGTTGCGTCGCGCGCTGACGAGTGTGCCGCGCGACACCGAACGGGTGACCGCCGCCGTCATCGACATTCCGTACGCCATCGTGCGCCGGCACCTGCTCGCCGGGCGCGGCGTGCCGCCCGGTGCGGACGCCATCGTCGCGGACTGCGTGCGCGCGCTGATCGGCGCGTGA
- a CDS encoding NADP-dependent isocitrate dehydrogenase, translating to MSAEQPTIIYTLTDEAPLLATYSFLPIIRTFTEPAGIKVETSDISVAARILAEFSDYLTEEQRVPDNLARLGELTQLPDTNIIKLPNISASVPQLTAAIKELRSKGYNVPEYPANPKTDEEREIKERYGKVLGSAVNPVLRQGNSDRRAPKAVKEYARKHPHSMGEWSQASRTHVATMKHGDFYHGEKSMTLDRDRRVKMVLETKSGKTLVLKPEVKLDAGDIIDSMYMSKKALCDFYEEQMQDAYETGVMFSLHVKATMMKVSHPIVFGHAIKVFYKDAFAKHGKLFDELGVNVNNGLSDLYSKIESLPASKRDEIIDDLHKCHEHRPELAMVDSARGITNFHSPSDVIVDASMPAMIRAGGKMYGADGKLKDTKAVNPESTFSRIYQEMINFCKTHGQFDPRTMGTVPNVGLMAQKAEEYGSHDKTFEIPEDGVANIVDIDTGEVLMTQNVEEGDIWRMPIVKDEPIRDWVKLAVNRARASGMPVVFWLDTERPHEVELRKKVKAYLKEHDTEGLKIQIMPQVWAMRYTLERVVRGKDTIAATGNILRDYLTDLFPILELGTSAKMLSIVPLLAGGGMYETGAGGSAPKHVHQLLEENHLRWDSLGEFLALGACFEDIGRKTGNKRADLLARTLDSAIGKLLDNNKSPSRKAGELDNRGSQFYLALYWAQELADQTEDTELAEHFAPLAKSLAENEQTIVTELNEVQGKPVDIGGYYFPDPEKTSAVMRPSKTFNALLEQASA from the coding sequence ATGAGCGCCGAGCAGCCGACCATCATCTACACGCTCACCGACGAAGCGCCGCTGCTTGCCACCTACTCGTTTTTGCCGATCATCCGAACCTTCACCGAACCCGCGGGGATCAAGGTCGAGACCAGCGACATCTCGGTGGCCGCGCGCATTCTCGCCGAGTTCTCGGACTACCTGACCGAGGAGCAGCGGGTCCCGGACAACCTCGCCCGGCTGGGTGAGCTGACCCAGCTGCCCGACACCAACATCATCAAGCTGCCGAACATCAGCGCCTCGGTGCCGCAGCTGACCGCGGCCATCAAGGAGCTGCGGTCCAAGGGCTACAACGTGCCCGAGTACCCGGCCAATCCGAAGACCGACGAGGAGCGCGAGATCAAGGAGCGCTACGGCAAGGTCCTCGGCAGCGCTGTCAATCCCGTTCTGCGCCAGGGGAACTCCGACCGTCGTGCGCCGAAGGCGGTGAAGGAGTACGCCCGTAAGCATCCGCACAGCATGGGTGAGTGGTCGCAGGCCTCCCGCACCCACGTCGCCACGATGAAGCACGGCGACTTCTACCACGGCGAGAAGTCGATGACGCTGGACCGCGACCGCCGGGTCAAGATGGTGCTGGAGACCAAGAGCGGCAAGACGCTGGTGCTCAAGCCCGAGGTCAAGCTCGACGCCGGCGACATCATCGACTCGATGTACATGAGCAAGAAGGCGCTCTGCGACTTCTACGAGGAGCAGATGCAGGACGCCTACGAGACCGGCGTGATGTTCTCGCTGCACGTCAAGGCGACCATGATGAAGGTCAGCCACCCGATCGTGTTCGGCCACGCCATCAAGGTCTTCTACAAGGACGCATTCGCCAAGCACGGCAAGCTCTTCGACGAACTGGGCGTCAACGTCAACAACGGGCTGTCCGACCTGTACAGCAAGATCGAGTCGCTGCCGGCGTCGAAGCGCGACGAGATCATCGACGATCTGCACAAGTGCCATGAGCACCGCCCGGAGCTGGCGATGGTGGACTCGGCCCGCGGCATCACCAACTTCCACTCGCCGTCCGACGTGATCGTCGACGCGTCGATGCCGGCGATGATCCGCGCCGGCGGCAAGATGTACGGCGCCGACGGCAAGCTCAAGGACACCAAGGCGGTGAATCCCGAGTCGACGTTCTCGCGGATTTACCAGGAGATGATCAACTTCTGCAAGACCCACGGGCAGTTCGACCCGCGGACCATGGGCACGGTGCCCAACGTCGGTCTGATGGCGCAGAAGGCCGAGGAGTACGGCAGCCACGACAAGACCTTCGAGATCCCCGAGGACGGGGTGGCCAACATCGTCGACATCGACACCGGCGAGGTGTTGATGACCCAGAACGTCGAAGAGGGCGACATCTGGCGGATGCCGATCGTCAAGGACGAGCCGATCCGCGACTGGGTCAAGCTGGCCGTCAACCGCGCCCGCGCGTCCGGGATGCCGGTGGTGTTCTGGCTGGATACCGAGCGTCCGCACGAGGTCGAGCTGCGCAAGAAGGTCAAGGCCTACCTCAAGGAGCACGACACCGAGGGGCTGAAGATCCAGATCATGCCGCAGGTGTGGGCCATGCGGTACACGCTGGAGCGGGTGGTGCGCGGCAAGGACACCATCGCCGCGACCGGCAACATCCTGCGCGACTACCTGACCGACCTGTTCCCGATCCTGGAGCTGGGCACCAGCGCCAAGATGCTGTCGATCGTGCCGCTGCTGGCCGGCGGCGGCATGTACGAGACCGGTGCGGGCGGGTCGGCGCCCAAGCACGTACACCAGTTGCTGGAGGAGAACCACCTGCGCTGGGACTCGCTGGGTGAGTTCCTCGCACTCGGTGCCTGCTTCGAGGACATCGGCCGCAAGACCGGCAACAAGCGCGCCGACCTGCTGGCCCGCACGCTGGATTCGGCGATCGGAAAGCTGTTGGACAACAACAAGTCTCCGTCGCGCAAGGCCGGTGAGCTGGACAACCGGGGCAGCCAGTTCTACCTGGCGCTGTACTGGGCGCAGGAACTGGCCGACCAGACCGAGGACACCGAGCTCGCCGAGCACTTCGCGCCGCTGGCCAAGTCGCTGGCCGAGAACGAGCAGACCATCGTCACCGAACTCAACGAGGTGCAGGGCAAGCCGGTCGATATCGGCGGCTACTACTTCCCGGATCCGGAGAAGACCTCGGCGGTGATGCGGCCGAGCAAGACGTTCAACGCGCTGCTCGAGCAGGCCTCCGCGTAA
- a CDS encoding bifunctional methylenetetrahydrofolate dehydrogenase/methenyltetrahydrofolate cyclohydrolase has protein sequence MGAMTLDGKATRDEIFVDLTQRVAKLTAAGRTPGLGTVLVGDDPGSHAYVRGKHADCAKVGINSIRRDLPADITQEQLEETLDELNANPECTGYIVQLPLPKHLNENAALERIDPGKDADGLHPMNLGRLVLNEPAPLPCTPRGIVHLLRRYEVPIAGAHVVVIGRGVTVGRPLGLLLTRRSENATVTLCHTGTRDLAELTRQADIIVAAAGVPHMVTADMVKPGAAVVDVGVSRDENGKLVGDVAPDVWEVAGHVSPNPGGVGPLTRAFLLTNVVERAEALAQ, from the coding sequence GTGGGTGCGATGACTCTGGACGGGAAGGCCACGCGCGACGAGATCTTCGTCGACCTCACACAACGCGTGGCGAAGCTCACGGCCGCCGGCCGCACGCCCGGGCTGGGCACGGTGCTGGTCGGCGACGACCCGGGTTCGCACGCCTACGTCCGCGGCAAGCACGCCGACTGCGCCAAGGTCGGCATCAACTCGATCCGGCGCGACCTGCCCGCCGACATCACCCAGGAGCAGCTCGAGGAGACCCTCGACGAGCTCAACGCCAACCCCGAGTGCACCGGCTACATCGTGCAGCTGCCGCTGCCCAAGCACCTCAACGAGAACGCGGCGCTGGAACGCATCGACCCGGGCAAGGACGCCGACGGGCTGCACCCGATGAACCTCGGCCGGCTGGTGCTCAATGAGCCCGCGCCGCTGCCGTGCACCCCGCGCGGCATCGTGCACCTGCTGCGCCGCTACGAGGTGCCGATCGCCGGTGCGCACGTGGTGGTGATCGGCCGCGGGGTGACCGTCGGCCGGCCGCTCGGGCTGCTGCTCACCCGCCGGTCGGAGAACGCCACGGTGACGTTGTGCCACACCGGAACCCGTGATCTGGCCGAGCTCACCCGGCAGGCCGACATCATCGTCGCCGCCGCCGGCGTGCCGCACATGGTGACCGCCGACATGGTCAAGCCCGGCGCCGCGGTGGTGGATGTCGGGGTGAGCCGGGACGAGAACGGCAAACTGGTCGGCGACGTCGCCCCCGACGTCTGGGAGGTGGCCGGGCATGTGTCGCCCAACCCGGGCGGCGTCGGCCCGCTGACCCGGGCGTTCCTGCTCACCAACGTCGTCGAGCGCGCGGAGGCGTTGGCGCAGTGA